In Rubrobacter naiadicus, the DNA window GGGACGTCTCGGCCGTCCGGGAGGCGGTGGTCGACGGGTTCGTAGTGTGGTGCATGGCCGCGGAGGATCCTCTGGTGGGTGCGGCGTTCGAGCGGCGGCTGCCCGTGGTGCTGGTGGATCAGCCGCCGGTCGAGGGGATACCCTCCGTCGGTGTGGACGACGAAGGGGCGGCGAGGGAAGCTGCGGAGCACCTGACCGGGCTCGGTCACCGCAGGGTCGCCGTCGTCTCCTTCGAGCTCACCCCCAGGACCAGGGGCGGGTTCAGGAGGCTGGATCGCTGGGAGGAAGCCGCCTTCAGGCCCTCGCGGCTGCGGCTCGCCGGGTACGCCGCCGCGCTGGAGGAAGCCGGGGTCGATCCTTCCGGGGTTCCAGTCTACGAGTGTCCGGAGAACACCGTCGAGGAAGGGAGGAGGGCGGCGCGCGCCCTGCTCACGCGCGAGCCCCGGCCGACGGCTCTTCTGGCGATGAGCGACCAGCTCGCGTTCGGCGCGATCGAAGCCGCCCGCGAGCTCGGGCTTCCGGTACCGCAGGAACTCTCGGTCGTCGGTTTCGACGACGTTCCGGCGGCCGCGCGATCGGCCCCGCCGCTCACCACCGTTCGCCAGCCGCACGTCGAGAAGGGGAGGCGGGCCGGGGAGATGCTCATCGCGCTCCTCGCAGGAGGAGAGCCCGCCGGGACCGTGCTCCTCCCCACCCGGCTCGTCGTTCGGGGCTCCACGGCGAGGCCGCCATCATCCGGATGAGCGCAGGATCACGCCCTCCCCTCCGGCGAGGGTGAGCCGTCCGGAGACCTCCTCCCCCTCGCGGTCGAGCCCGGTGGAGAGGACAATCCGGCCGCGGGCCGGCGTGCTCTGGACGTCGGAGCCGAGGTTGAGCACGACGAGCAGCCTGCGTCCTTCGTGCTCGCGGGCGTAGTAGAGCAAATCACCGTCGATGCCGAGAGAGGAGTAGTCGCCGGTGGAGAGAGCCCCCTCGGAGCGGCGCAGCGCGATGAGACGCCGGTAGAGGTTGAGCAGAGAACGCGGGTCCTTTCGCTGGCGGGCGACGTTCACTTCCTCGTAGTCCTCTGCCAGGGGAAGCCAGGGTTCTCCGGCGGTGAACCCCGCGTTCTCGGAGTCGTCCCACTGCATCGGGGTGCGCGCCGGGTCGCGCCCGAGCTGCGGGAAGCTCTTCCCGAACGGGTCCTGGATGCGCCCGGGCGGGATGGGGACGTCGTGCATCCCGATCTCGTCGCCGTAGTAGAGGGTGGGGGTGCCGCGCAACGTCAAAAGCAGCATCGCCGCGAGCCGCGCCTGCCCCTCTCCCACCCGGCTCGCGACCCGCGGCCGGTCGTGGTTGCCGAGCACCCAGTTGGGCCAGGCGCCGGGAGGGAGCGCCGCCTCGTACTCCTTCACGAGGCTGTAGACGGCGTCCGCCCGCCAGGGCGTGAAGATCAGGTGAAAGTTGAACGGCAGGTCCACCCCGGAGCCGTAGTAGGCGATGAGGCTCTCTATCGGGAGGTAGAGCTCCCCGATAAGAAGCCGCTCGCCGTACCCGTCGAGCACCTCTCTCATCATCCGGACCATCTCGTGCGTCTCGGGCCTATCGGAGGAGTAGAGCGGTATGAGGGCGTCGTAGGGGTTCTGCCCCTCCCGGTAGTCGGGGTTGGGCGGGTCGTCGCGCAGTCTTTCATCCTTTACGAGCCGCCTGAGCGCGTCGACCCGGAATCCGTCCACCCCACGCTCGAGCCAGAAGCGCAGCACCCCGAGCATCGCCTCCCGGACCTCGGGGTTGCGCCAGTTGAGGTCCGGCTGCTCTTTCAGGTAGGCGTGATGGTAGTACTGCCCGGTCTTCCCGTCGAACTCCCAGGCGCTACCGCCGAAGGAAGAGAGCCAGTTGTTCGGCGGAGAGCCGTCGGGCTTCGGATCGGCCCAGATGTACCAGTCCCGCTTCGGGTTCTCGCGCGAGGAGCGCGACTCCACGAACCAGGGGTGAAGATCGGAGGTGTGGTTCGGGACGTAGTCGAGGATGACGCGGATCCCCCGCCGGTGCGCCTCCTCGACCAGCCGGTCGAAGTCCTCAAGCGTCCCGAAGAGCGGGTCTACATCCGTGTAGCAGGAGATGTCGTACCCGAAGTCCGCCATCGGAGAAGGGTAGATCGGTGAGAGCCACACCGCATCCACCCCGAGCCACGCCAGGTAGTCGAGCTTCCCGATCACCCCAGCCAGATCCCCCACCCCGTCCCCGTCCGAGTCGGCGAACGACCGCGGGTAGACCTGGTAGATGATGCCCCGCTCCCACCAGCAGTGTCTTCCGTTCATCTCCCTCTCCTAAAAGCCTTTAACGACGACACGGTCCGAAGGTTAAACCATGGAGTCTGAGGAAGGAACCCCGGACTTTGTTAGAATGAGATCATGAAGGTGGAGCTCTACACGGCCCCCGGGTGTCCGTACAGCGCGGCGGCGCGGGAGGATCTGGAGTGGCGCGGGGTCGAGTTCGTCGAGTACGACGTGGAGAAGGACGCAGAGGCGCGCCGCAGGCTCTTCGAGATCACCGGGGGGGCGCGCATGGTACCGGTGATCGTCGAGGAGGGGAAACCGCCCCGGATCGGGTGGCAGGGCCGCGGCTGTTCGGTGTAGCCTATCCCTGCAGGTTCTCTACGAGCCCGAGCAGCGCGTGGTAGGCGGAGGCCTGGACCTCCTGGATGCGGGGGATGTAGTCCGAGCGGACGACGATGGCGTGCTCGGCCCGTCCCTCGCTCACCACGCGCCCCCCGTCGTAGCCGACTATACCCACGGTGAGAAGACCACGTTTGCGTGCCTCGTCGAGCGCGGCCAGGATGTTCGGCGAGCCGCCGCTGGTCGAGATGCCGATGGCCACGTCCTCCGGGCGGGCGTGGGCGATGAGCTGGCGGGCGAAGACCGCCTCGACCCCGACGTCGTTGGCTATCGCGGTGATGTTGGCCGACTCGGCGGAGAGCGAGACCGCCGGGATCGGGTCGTAGCCAGGGGGTGGGCACAGGCAGTCGGCGACGATGTCGTTCGCGTCGGTCGCCGAGCCCCCGTTGCCGAAGGTGATGAGCTTGCCGCCGCGCTCGATGCGCCCGGCGACGGCCGCGGCGATCTCCGCGATCGTCTGAGCCTCCGTCTCGGCAGCGGCGGCCCGCATGCGGTTCACTTCCTCCAGCTTCTGAAGCATCGAGCCCTGCACCTCCTCCACCACCCGCTCGAGCGGCTGCTCCTCTCGCCCGAGCATCGGGTAGAGGAAAGAGGAGGCTCCGACGTCGTGGCCCTGCTCGCGGTGCTCGAAGTACACGTGCACCGTCTCCCAGAGCACGTGGTAGAGGTGCTCGAAGACCTCCTGGCAAACGAACGGGTCTCCGTCGGGGAGATCAAAAGCGTACTCCGCCCCCTCCCCGGAGAGCGCGAAGGTCAGAGCGCCCCGCTCCCGGGAGAAATCCAGCGCCCGCTCTACCGCTTCGTCCCGCTCCGGGAAGGAGAACCCCATCACCATGTCCTGATCATGGAGGATGGTGGACAACCGCCCTTCGAACTCCGGGCCGAGGTCCAGCGCTGGAAGCGCGCGCTTGCCCACGATCACCGGGTGCACGAACTCCACCGAGACGTGCTGGGCGTCGGTGGCGGCGGGGCCGCTCCCGAAAGCCAGCAGCCGCCCCCCGGAGAGGAACCGCTCCGACATCCGGCGGCACGCCTCGGCGAGCCTCCGCGCCTCCCTCTTGAAGAAAGCTTCGAAGACCGCATTGCGCCGCAGCAGCTCATCCCGGCAGTGGGTTGCGAGCGTGTTCGTGTCTATATGCTGCATCGCTTCCACCTCCACCGGGGTGTATATAACGAATTTTACAGCACCGAGAAGCGTTTGCCCGCCCCCGCCAATCTGGCGCCCTACACGGCCCCTGGCATCCGTACGGCGCGGCCGCGGGAGGATCTGGAGCGGCGCGAGGTCGGGTTCATAGTAAAGGAAGGCGATGGATGTTCATGCTCCTCTCCACCCGTCGGCAGGAGTCAGCGCATAGACCACCTCATCAGGCAGCGTCCCATCCGCACGGCGCCATAAGTTCCGTAGACGCCCTTCCCGCACAAAGCCCACACGCTCGGCGACGGCGATGCTGCGCGTGTTACGTGCATCGCAGACGATTTCAATGCGCTGCGCCCGCAGCACCTCGAACACACACGCCGTGAGCGTCCGGACCGCCTCGGTGACGTAACCGCGGCCTTGCTCGGAAGCCCGTACCCAATAGCCGATGGAAAACGCGGGGACATCCCAACCATCTGGCTCGCGCGGGTGCAACCCAAGCCCTCCCAAATACCTTTGTGACTCGATATGCCACATACCCATCGAAAACCGCTTCCGCAACAGCCAGTCGGCAGACGCACGAACGATCCAGTCACGCATTTCGTCGAGCGTCTGGAAGGCGCCGGCCTGCTCTGGTTCCCAGGGGCTTTTCCCCCGTCACGATTCGTACGGGCGGGAACATCTGAAAGTGCAGTCCTGAAAGTTTCACCGCCTGCCAGCCTGATGCCCGAAGAGCCCGCGCATATTCCCCCGTATGTTGAAAATCCAATAGAGCCACCCGTCCGCCCGGTTTCAGTACCCGTGCAATTTCCCGAATCGCTTTCAAGCGGCCTTCTTCGTCGGGGATGTTGTGAATCGCCAGGCTCGAAACCACAACGTCGATCGTCCCTTCCTGCGGTCATGCGGAACCGCGTTGGGCTGCCAGTGCAGGGGATTGTAGACGGGCGGGGAATGCGGAGCAAAAAGACGTTCGCGAAGCAGGGACCAATGCACGCATGAGGCATCATGCCTTCCGCCACGGCTCCACGGGACACCTTCGTGGATCACTCGACCAGCAGCGGCGGGCCGGTTACCTCCATGCCGTGCTCGCGGAACAGCCCCTGCACTTCCTCGCGAGGCGAACCGCCATCCAGGCGCGCCAGCCCCGCGAAGAACGCCTCCATGCTCCCCGCGGGGCGGAACGCGATGAGCAGCCGCCCCGTTCCATCTCCGACGTGGGCCCAGACGTGAGGCATCTTCCGCGGCGCGAGGAGGGAGTCCCCCGGTCCGAGCTCGTAGCGCTCGTCCCCGATCTCTATCACGTAGGCGCCCTCGACGGCGTAGAACCACTCCTCCTGAGCGTGGTGCAGGTGCCGCGGTGGGCCTCCCGTCCGCGGGTTGGTGTTCTCGACGATCAGCAACTGCCCTTCGGTCCTGGCGGCGGGGACCTTGACGGCCACGGACATCCCGCCGAGCACCCGGTAAGGTCCGCCCGGGGCGCTACCATCCGCCGGCAAGGTGTGACGGGGCATCAGCAGATCCTCGGCAGCGGGTCGCCGACGAGCATGTCGATCATTCGGGTGCCTCCAAATCCGGTATGCATCACGACCATGCGGGCGGGCTCTTCCTTCATCTCTCCGATGATCTCCGCCTCCTCACCACCCTCGACGGAGCGCAGCGCCTCCAGGGCGGCGTCGGCTACCTCGGGGGCGACGACCGCGAGCAGCTTGCCTTCGTTGGCGACGTACAGGGGGTCTATGCCTAAAATCTCGCACGCCCCCTGCACGACCTCGCGGATGGGGATGCGTTCCTCCCAGAGGACGACCCCGAGTCCTGAATCGCGGGCGAGTTCGTTGAGGACGGTCCCAACCCCGCCGCGCGTGGGATCGCGCATGAAGCGCAGGGCAGGTCCGGCGGCGCCTTTGAGCGCTTCGACGAGCGGGGTCAACGGCCGGGTGTCGGAGAGGATGTCCGCCTCGAGCTCGAGGTCGCCGCGGGCGATCAGGATCGCCGCCCCGTGGTCACCCAGGGTTCCGGAGCAGAGGATCCTGTCGCCGGGGCGCACGGAGGTCGCCGACAGCTCCAGCTCCGGGTCTGCGACGCCCACCCCCGTGGTGATCACGTAGAGCCCGTCCCCCTTGCCCCGCTCGACGACCTTGGTGTCCCCGGTGGCTATCGCGACCCTGGCCCGTTCGGCTGCGGCCGCCATCGCCCCGACCTCTCGCTCCAGCACCTCCGTGGCAAGCCCCTCCTCGACGATCAGGGCAGAGGAGAGCGCGAGCGGTGTGGCCCCGGAGACAGCCAGGTCGTTGACCGTACCGTTGACCGCCAGCTCCCCGATGGACCCGCCGGGGAACGAGAGCGGACGGACCACGAACGAGTCGGTGGTCAGAGCGAGCCGGGCTTCGCCGAAAGGCAGCACCGCCGCGTCGGAGAGGGGGGTAAGGGCCGGGTTCTCGAGCGCCGGGAGGAGCAGCCCCTCGATCAGCTTGTGGGTCGCCTTGCCTCCCGCCCCGTGGCTCATGTCTATGCGCGGGGCGCCGAAGCGCAGGCGCGGGCGGGTGCGCTGCCCGCTCATCTTCTCGCCCCCACCCGCTCACCGGTCTTCCGACCGAAGTTGTAGTAGGCGGCGCAGGCGCCTTCTGATGAGACCATCAGAGCTCCGAGGGGATGCTCCGGGGTACAGGCCGTGCCGAAGACCCGGCACTGGTGCGGCTTGAGGACACCTTTCAGGACCTCCCCGCACTGGCAGGCCTTCGGGTCTGCGACCCGCACCCCCGGCGTCTCGTAGCGGATCTCGGCGTCGAAATAGGAGTAGGCCTCGGAGATCTTGAGCGCCGACTGGGCGATGAACCCGAGCCCCCGCCACTCGAAGTACGGCCGGAGCTCGAAGACCTCGGCCATGGCCTCAAGAGCCTGCAGGTTTCCTTCCCAGGGGACGACCCGGGAGTACTGGTTCTCGACCTCGCAGCGCCCCTCGGCGAGCTGGCGCATGATCATGAGGATGGACTGCAGGATGTCCAGCGGTTCGAAGCCCGCCACCACGCACGGCGTGCCGTAGTCGGCGGCCATGAACTCGTAGGGGCGGCACCCGATCACGGTGGAGACGTGCCCGGGGCCGATGAACGCGTCGAGCCTGAGGTCCGGGGACTCGAGTAGCGCCCTTACCGGTGGGATGATGTTGACGTGGTTGCAGAAGACCGAGAAGTTCTCGATCCCCTCCTTCTTCGCCCGCTTGAGGGTGAGCGCGGTCGAGGGGGCGGTCGTCTCGAAGCCTATCGCGAAGAAGACGACCTCCCTCTCGGGGTTCTCGCGCGCGAGGCGCAAAGCGTCCAAAGGCGAGTAGACCATCCGGATGTCGGCGCCTTCGGCCTTCATCTCAATGAGGTTCCCTTTAGAGCCGGGGACCCGCATCATGTCCCCGAAGCAGGTGAAGATGACCTCGGGTCGCTCGGCGATCCTGATGCCGTCGTCGACCCGG includes these proteins:
- a CDS encoding substrate-binding domain-containing protein, translated to AVGVLYTDRLSYAFADPAAVMFFEGVSQATEEAGLGLLLIPGRSLGERDVSAVREAVVDGFVVWCMAAEDPLVGAAFERRLPVVLVDQPPVEGIPSVGVDDEGAAREAAEHLTGLGHRRVAVVSFELTPRTRGGFRRLDRWEEAAFRPSRLRLAGYAAALEEAGVDPSGVPVYECPENTVEEGRRAARALLTREPRPTALLAMSDQLAFGAIEAARELGLPVPQELSVVGFDDVPAAARSAPPLTTVRQPHVEKGRRAGEMLIALLAGGEPAGTVLLPTRLVVRGSTARPPSSG
- a CDS encoding alpha-amylase family glycosyl hydrolase, with amino-acid sequence MNGRHCWWERGIIYQVYPRSFADSDGDGVGDLAGVIGKLDYLAWLGVDAVWLSPIYPSPMADFGYDISCYTDVDPLFGTLEDFDRLVEEAHRRGIRVILDYVPNHTSDLHPWFVESRSSRENPKRDWYIWADPKPDGSPPNNWLSSFGGSAWEFDGKTGQYYHHAYLKEQPDLNWRNPEVREAMLGVLRFWLERGVDGFRVDALRRLVKDERLRDDPPNPDYREGQNPYDALIPLYSSDRPETHEMVRMMREVLDGYGERLLIGELYLPIESLIAYYGSGVDLPFNFHLIFTPWRADAVYSLVKEYEAALPPGAWPNWVLGNHDRPRVASRVGEGQARLAAMLLLTLRGTPTLYYGDEIGMHDVPIPPGRIQDPFGKSFPQLGRDPARTPMQWDDSENAGFTAGEPWLPLAEDYEEVNVARQRKDPRSLLNLYRRLIALRRSEGALSTGDYSSLGIDGDLLYYAREHEGRRLLVVLNLGSDVQSTPARGRIVLSTGLDREGEEVSGRLTLAGGEGVILRSSG
- a CDS encoding Uxx-star family glutaredoxin-like (seleno)protein, producing MKVELYTAPGCPYSAAAREDLEWRGVEFVEYDVEKDAEARRRLFEITGGARMVPVIVEEGKPPRIGWQGRGCSV
- a CDS encoding SIS domain-containing protein gives rise to the protein MQHIDTNTLATHCRDELLRRNAVFEAFFKREARRLAEACRRMSERFLSGGRLLAFGSGPAATDAQHVSVEFVHPVIVGKRALPALDLGPEFEGRLSTILHDQDMVMGFSFPERDEAVERALDFSRERGALTFALSGEGAEYAFDLPDGDPFVCQEVFEHLYHVLWETVHVYFEHREQGHDVGASSFLYPMLGREEQPLERVVEEVQGSMLQKLEEVNRMRAAAAETEAQTIAEIAAAVAGRIERGGKLITFGNGGSATDANDIVADCLCPPPGYDPIPAVSLSAESANITAIANDVGVEAVFARQLIAHARPEDVAIGISTSGGSPNILAALDEARKRGLLTVGIVGYDGGRVVSEGRAEHAIVVRSDYIPRIQEVQASAYHALLGLVENLQG
- a CDS encoding class I SAM-dependent methyltransferase, yielding MDVVVSSLAIHNIPDEEGRLKAIREIARVLKPGGRVALLDFQHTGEYARALRASGWQAVKLSGLHFQMFPPVRIVTGEKPLGTRAGRRLPDARRNA
- a CDS encoding cupin domain-containing protein, which translates into the protein MPRHTLPADGSAPGGPYRVLGGMSVAVKVPAARTEGQLLIVENTNPRTGGPPRHLHHAQEEWFYAVEGAYVIEIGDERYELGPGDSLLAPRKMPHVWAHVGDGTGRLLIAFRPAGSMEAFFAGLARLDGGSPREEVQGLFREHGMEVTGPPLLVE
- the hypE gene encoding hydrogenase expression/formation protein HypE — translated: MSGQRTRPRLRFGAPRIDMSHGAGGKATHKLIEGLLLPALENPALTPLSDAAVLPFGEARLALTTDSFVVRPLSFPGGSIGELAVNGTVNDLAVSGATPLALSSALIVEEGLATEVLEREVGAMAAAAERARVAIATGDTKVVERGKGDGLYVITTGVGVADPELELSATSVRPGDRILCSGTLGDHGAAILIARGDLELEADILSDTRPLTPLVEALKGAAGPALRFMRDPTRGGVGTVLNELARDSGLGVVLWEERIPIREVVQGACEILGIDPLYVANEGKLLAVVAPEVADAALEALRSVEGGEEAEIIGEMKEEPARMVVMHTGFGGTRMIDMLVGDPLPRIC
- the hypD gene encoding hydrogenase formation protein HypD, translated to MKYSREFRNADLARAVAAEIAAITDPKRHYKIMEVCGGHTHTIYRHGIKDLLPEQIELVHGPGCPVCVLPMGRVDDGIRIAERPEVIFTCFGDMMRVPGSKGNLIEMKAEGADIRMVYSPLDALRLARENPEREVVFFAIGFETTAPSTALTLKRAKKEGIENFSVFCNHVNIIPPVRALLESPDLRLDAFIGPGHVSTVIGCRPYEFMAADYGTPCVVAGFEPLDILQSILMIMRQLAEGRCEVENQYSRVVPWEGNLQALEAMAEVFELRPYFEWRGLGFIAQSALKISEAYSYFDAEIRYETPGVRVADPKACQCGEVLKGVLKPHQCRVFGTACTPEHPLGALMVSSEGACAAYYNFGRKTGERVGARR